One genomic window of Branchiostoma lanceolatum isolate klBraLanc5 chromosome 5, klBraLanc5.hap2, whole genome shotgun sequence includes the following:
- the LOC136434695 gene encoding baculoviral IAP repeat-containing protein 7-like isoform X4, with protein MEVLENRQPPTAETSPQTSPDFGDVTQEAVRLSSYRHFPDSVPVSATRMARAGFYYSGTGDRVVCFSCGGGVEGWEYGDTAMGEHERLYPHCDFVNGRETRNKPLLPPGMFPTPAPQAAAAAAPAGRDYSDFLSPAQLDKVRRKEADLNDNNANSYRQPPSTTVNATNLDRSDNNNPAQGRDNPDSMLINRPQNLDRQNSLPVLRSTSYDIPDPGPGTPHETERDIDPREQYKSEQRRLDSYITWPAWAPIQPRELAKAGFFYTGSDDRVQCFCCQGILRNWEAGDRAMNEHRRHFSSCPFVLNFNVGNIPIEDQDPNLPPAIQQSIPAAGPASQSSGLYQTARLHQPGLQVPTYRASRPKHPQMADEQIRLSSFQLWPSSTAVAAQHLAKAGFFYTMVADNVKCFYCDGGLRNWEPGDEPWTEHAKWFPRCEFLLQQRGDDYVQGVQARFPNLHAQQQVQILQQAMMRPPDEAGTGRPAPRPQTSQSTLAVEMQSQVVSGVLEMGFDPNIVRNAVQQRLRDHGSGFTSAHELVVAVLDLEEEEERMEHSGPSQMGKGAGPEEGAAQKLRELEEPTATATAAAAGASGTEELQPGTSALMEEPAAPPTTGVGGNSLEQLKKELDKYKDERTCKICMDAEVNIVFIPCGHLAVCANCAASVRRCPICRASIRGTVRTYMS; from the exons TGCTTGAAAACAGACAACCGCCAACTGCAGAGACATCACCACAAACATCACCTGACTTTGGAGATGTTACCCAGGAGGCAGTGCGACTTTCCAGCTACAGACACTTCCCTGACTCCGTACCTGTGAGTGCCACCAGGATGGCCCGAGCAGGGTTCTACTACAGCGGTACCGGCGACCGCGTGGTGTGTTTCTCCTGCGGCGGCGGGGTGGAGGGATGGGAGTATGGCGACACGGCCATGGGCGAACACGAGAGACTATACCCGCACTGTGACTTCGTGAACGGTCGTGAAACGAGAAATAAGCCGTTGCTACCACCGGGGATGTTCCCAACACCGGCTCCACAAGCGGCCGCGGCAGCAGCCCCAGCAGGAAGGGACTATTCCGATTTCCTCTCTCCCGCCCAACTGGACAAAGTAAGGAGAAAAGAAGCTGACCTAAATGACAacaatgctaatagctaccgtCAACCTCCATCAACAACAGTAAATGCAACTAATCTAGACAGATCTGACAACAATAACCCTGCTCAAGGTAGGGACAACCCTGACTCCATGTTGATCAATCGCCCTCAAAATCTTGACCGTCAGAATTCATTACCTGTGCTGCGAAGTACCAGCTATGACATCCCCGACCCAGGGCCGGGCACACCGCATGAGACTGAGAGAGACATAGACCCAAGAGAACAGTACAAGAGCGAGCAGCGACGTCTGGACTCCTACATCACGTGGCCTGCCTGGGCTCCCATCCAACCGCGGGAGCTCGCCAAGGCCGGGTTCTTCTACACGGGCTCTGACGACCGCGTGCAGTGCTTCTGCTGCCAGGGCATCCTTCGCAACTGGGAGGCGGGCGACCGCGCCATGAACGAACACCGCCGCCATTTCTCCTCCTGCCCGTTCGTTCTCAACTTCAATGTGGGGAACATCCCGATCGAGGACCAAGATCCCAACCTCCCTCCAGCCATTCAGCAGTCCATACCCGCTGCAGGTCCAGCTAGCCAATCCTCAGGGCTGTACCAGACTGCAAGGCTTCACCAGCCAGGACTACAGGTACCGACATACCGAGCCTCCAGACCGAAACACCCACAGATGGCAGATGAACAGATCAGACTCTCCTCCTTTCAGCTGTGGCCGTCATCTACTGCTGTGGCAGCTCAGCACCTGGCTAAGGCAGGCTTCTTCTACACAA TGGTTGCAGACAACGTGAAATGCTTCTACTGTGATGGCGGCCTGCGGAACTGGGAGCCTGGGGACGAGCCGTGGACCGAGCACGCCAAGTGGTTCCCACGGTGCGAGTTCCTGCTCCAACAGCGAGGAGACGACTATGTACAGGGAGTACAGGCTCGCTTCCCTAACCTACACGCCCAGCAACAGGTACAG ATACTGCAGCAGGCCATGATGAGACCTCCAGATGAAGCAGGCACCG GCCGACCAGCCCCGCGCCCCCAGACCTCCCAGAGCACCCTGGCGGTGGAGATGCAGAGCCAGGTCGTCTCGGGCGTTCTGGAGATGGGCTTCGACCCCAACATTGTCCGGAACGCGGTTCAGCAGCGCCTACGCGACCACGGCAGCGGCTTCACCTCCGCGCACGAACTGGTTGTTGCGGTACTGGACctcgaggaggaggaggagaggatGGAGCATTCAGGGCCGTCCCAGATGGGGAAAGGGGCCGGACCAGAGGAGGGGGCTGCACAGAAACTGAGAGAGTTGGAAGAACCGACTGCAACAGCCACAGCTGCAGCTGCAGGGGCGAGCGGGACTGAGGAGCTACAGCCAGGGACTAGTGCACTGATGGAGGAACCAGCTGCCCCTCCTACCACAG GGGTAGGAGGCAACAGTCTTGAACAGTTGAAAAAGGAACTGGACAAATACAAGGACGAGAGGACCTGTAAGATCTGCATGGATGCTGAGGTCAACATCGTGTTCATCCCCTGCGGCCACCTAGCGGTGTGTGCCAACTGTGCAGCCAGCGTACGCAGGTGCCCGATATGCAGGGCTAGCATTCGTGGGACTGTTCGCACGTACATGTCTTAG